The segment ACCCCGGACCGTCTACATCGCGCCCGGCGGCATGCACGCCATCGTGGCGCCTGCGCGCTACCGCAAGGGCAAGAAGGTCGTGCGGCTTTCCCAGACTCCCACGGACACAGTGCTCAAACCCGCAGCCGATGTAACCATGCGCGCGGTGGCCGATGTCTATGGCGGCGATGCCATCGGCGTGGTGCTCACGGGCATGGGTATGGACGGCGCGCAGGGGCTCAAGGCCATGCACGAGCAGGGCGCGGTGACCATCGCCCAGGACCGCGAAACCAGCGTCATTTACGGCATGCCCAAGGCCGCATTCGAGATCGGAGCCGCCGACAGCGTGTTGCCGCTCGATCAGGTCGCCGCTGCTTGCCGCGTCTCGGCCGGAATGGGCTAGAGTAGCGCTTGTCGCCGGGCTGAAAGCGCCCGGTGCGGGCGGGATTCATGAGTTACTTTGCGATCATTGTCGGTGCGGGGCCCGCGGGCCTCTTGTGCGCACTGCACCTGCACAAGCTGCGTCCCGATCTGGCCTCGCGGCTGCTGATTCTCGAAAAGAAATCCCATCCCCGGAAAAAACTCTGTGGTGGCGGCGTCAACCGCAAGGCCTTCGGCGTGTTGCGCGAGGCCGGTATCGATTTCGAGTGCGAGGCGCCTGCCCACTTCAACGCCGGCGGCTACGACATCCGCTTTCGCGACAAACGCCACATCGTTGAAAAGCCCGGCGGTACGCTGATCTTCGATCGCGCGGTGCTCGATTCCTGGCTCTGCGACCGTGTGCGCGCAGCGGGCATCGAGGTGCGGGAGAACGAGGCCGTGGAAAGCTACGAAGTCGCACGCGAGGGCGTCGTCGTCACCACCGAAAAGGGCACTTACGAGGCGCAGGCCATCGTGGCCTGCGACGGTGTGGGCTCGAAGGTGAGAAAGCTCGCCGGATTCGAGGACGAATATCCCCGCGCGCGCCTTATCCAGGGCGAGCGCCCGCTCAATCCCGGCGACGAGAACTACCTCGTCTTCGATTTCTCCTGCATGGACCATGGAATTCAGGGCTACACGTGGCTCTTTCCCGAGCCCGATCCGGCCGACAGGACCGGGAAGAAGCTCGTCGCCAAGATCGGACTCTACGACCGCACACCCCAAGCCAGCCGCCGGGTCAATCCCCGGCCGCTGCTCTGCGAAATTGCGCGCGGCTATGGTTATGAATTTGCCGAAAGCGACTTCGAGTCCTGGGCCATTCGGGAGTGGACGCCGCGCAGCGAGTTCGCAAAGCCGCGCGTGCTGCTTGCGGGAGATGCCGCCGGCGCCGACCCGCTGGTGGCCGAGGGACTCCATCAGGCCTTTGCCTATGGGCGCCACGCCGCCCACGCGCTGGCCGCGGCGCAGGTGGCGCGCGATTACTCGTTCAAGCACTACACCCGTGACATCCGGCGCGGCGAGCTGGGCGCAGAGCTCGCCCGCAACCGCCTGGGTGCCGGTCTGCTCTATACGCCGGCCTACGAATACATGCTGCGCGCGGGATTCAAGCTGCCGGGAATTCTGGAGCGCGTCTTTGCCTACGTCGCCGGCGAGGCGCCCGAGCTCTCGGGCCTGCAGCCCCGCGACGTCGTCACCAAGACCCTCTGGCACACCGCCCGGCGGATCTTGCCGCCGCTGCGGCTGCTTGATCCCTGATTCAGCGTCGTCGCGCGATTGCCTGTGCGATCCACTTCGTCGAAGTGGGGCGCTCCGAGAGCGCGAGCAAGTCGAAGTCCCGCCACAAAAGGCGCGCAAGCTCTCCCGGCGCGAGCCAGTAGCCCTTTGGATTGACGGCGCTGCCGATCTCGCCGGGAGCCAGGCGCGTCTCGAATACCAGCAGCCCGCCGGGTTTCAGCGCGCGGGCGAGAACGGGAATGAGCGCGCGGTCCAGAAAGAAGAAATCGAGAACCACGTCGTAGCGGGCGCTGCCCAGCAGTGCCGCCGCGTCTTCGGGGTCGCCGAGCTCGGTCTCGATGGTGTGAATCGGCAGAACTTCGCGCCCGGCCGTTTGCGCAAGCTGCGCGAGCGCGACGCTGGAGCAATCGAGGGCGTCGACGGCGATCCCCGCGCGCGCGAGCGGGAGGCTGTGACGCCCCGGGCCGCTGGCCAGATCCAGCACCCGGGCGCCAGGCCGGGTGCGCAGGCTGCGGATGAGCCGCGGGGCCAGGCGCGCAAAGAAAGGCGAGGGGGCCTGGGGGGCCTCGCCGGCGCTCCACTTCTTGTTCCATCGCTCTCGCTCGCTCATGGCGCCCTTCCCATTGGCCGGGGTTTGTGGTTCACTCCCGGTCCACCAGAGGAGTATCTACATTGCCCGCCCGCTTTCAACTGCTGATTTTCGACCTTGATGGCACGCTCATCGATTCCTCCCTCGACCTGGCCCACGCCATGAACGCGGCGATGCGCCACTTCGGCTTTCCTGAACACAATGTCGAGGAAGTGCGCAGCTTTGTCGGAGACGGCGCGAGCAAGCTTGTCGAGCGGGCGCTCCCGGAGGGACACAAGGACAAGCTCGAAGAGGGCAAGAAGGTGTTCCTCGACTACTACGAGGAGCACTGCCTGGAGTTCACAAAGCCCTACGAGGGCGTCGAGGAAATGCTCGACGCGCTCGTTGGCGTGCCCAAGGCGATTGCGACCAACAAGCCCGAGTATCTGGCGAAAAAGATCGTGGAGGGCCTGGGCTGGAACGACACCTTCCTGCAGCTCCTTGGCGGCGACAGCCTTGCCGAGCGAAAGCCCGATGCGCTGGTGGTGCGCACGATCTGCGACCGAATCGGAATTTCGCCGGCCGGCACGCTGATGATCGGCGACGGGCCCCAGGACGTGGGCGCCGGCAAGAATGCCGGGGCCTTCACCTGCGGCGTCACCTGGGGATTTCGCGGCGAGGAACTGCTGCGCGGCACGGGGCCGACCTACCTGATCAACCACCCGCTCGAACTGGTTCAGATTCTTTGAGAATTTTGACCGCAGATGAACGCGGATAAACGCGGATTTCAGACCAAGAAGAGTATAACAGGATGCACAGGATAGGCAGGATCAGAACTTCCGGATCCTGATAATCCTGTACATCCTTGTTTAATTTCTTTGCTCTATGCCTTGATCCGCGTTCATCTGCGTTTATCCGCGGTTAACTATCTTCAGCGCGAGAGCGCGATCCAGCCGATGCCGTTCTTGCGTGCAGGCAGGCCGCGCGATTCGGGATAGCTCTTTCGCAGGGCGGCGTAGTCGCGTGTGCTGAGCGGGCCGATGAGCAGGCCGCCGCGGCTGGTGCGGAACAGCCCGCCGAAGGAGGCCAGCGCGCTGAGCGGCGCGGGCGAATCGCTGCTCAAAGAGCGGTGGTAGGCGCGCCATTCCTTGAGGAGCTTCTTGCGCTCCCCGGCGGGCGGGGCGAGCAAGACGAGATGGAAACCCGGGTCGATGCGCGAGCCGCCGTCTTCGACGTAGAGTTCGGGGAATTCGAGTTCCCAGTGGAAGGGGGCATGGTTCTCGCGTAGCTTCTTGAGCGGACGGGCCAGCGGTTTGAGACGCGCCTGCCACTCGGGGTCCTGTTCCTTGAGATCCGAAACGAAACTCTCGTAGGTACCCGAATCCAGCGAATCGGGCGCCCCGTAGGCCAGCAGCCACAGATCGGCAAGGTCGCGGAAGCGCTCGACCCCGCGTACCAGGCGGCGGAACACGCCCTCCTGCTGGCGCGCAGTGCGGATGCGCTCGGGTCCGGCGGTCGAGAGAAGGCGCAGGTCGGAGGCCAGCGTCTTGAGCCGGTCGTGGAAGAGGGCTTCCACAAAGGAGAGCTGGCGCACGCCGCCCTCACGGTGTGCGCCGCGCGAAAGCGCGGGCGCGCGCCCCAGGGAGCTGATCGCGGCGCTCAGGTGGGGATTGCCCACGCGCAGGCGATGGCCCAGGTAGGGGGGCTCCGCGCCGCAGAGCTTGCACAGGCAAGTGACCAGCGCGCCGAGCGCGGCGATCGTCTGCTCGGACTCATCGACGGCAAAGAGATTCGAAATGGTCTCGGGGATCCCCACTTCGGGCCGTGTTCCCTCGATCATGCGGCGGCTCGATTCGGCCAGCAGCACCTCGACGGCGAGAGCGAGCTGGGGCACGCCGGCCAGCAACACGCGCGCGGGCTGCGAACCGCTGCCGGTGCCGGCGAGGATCTCGCGCACCTTCGCGCTGGGTGGAAGTTTCCCAAGCGAGGCGCTCACGCCCGCGTGGGCATCGAGCGCCCCGGCAAGGCAGCGAAGCCCCGCGAGCGCTTCGGACGCGGTGGGGCGGGTGCCCAGCAGCGAGAGCAGGCGCGTGGCGGGCCTTACCCACTCGGCCCCGGGCAGGGCGCGGGCCTTGGGATCCACGGACTCAAAGGGCGCCTCGCGAATGGCGCGCGAGAGGGCGCGGCGCAGGGTTTCTTCGGCGGGAAGCGAATTCTTGGTCAGCGCGTTGAGCAGCGGTGTGCGCTTGGCGACGCCCGACCACTCGCACCAAAGAGCGAGGGCAGCGTCGCCGCGACCGTCGGCCTCGATGAACTCACGCCAGAGCCGGCTCTCGCGCTCGCGGCGGCGGTGTTCTTCTTCGTGTAGGCGGTCCCACAGGCCGCCGGGTGCGGCGGCCGAGGCGGAGAGAAAGGCCAGGATGCTCACCGTCGCGGGCTCATCGGCGTTCTGGATGGCGCTGGTCAGGTCGAGGTCGAGCGTCTGCAGGAGCGGCAGCGGCGTCTCGCGACACAGCAGGCGCCAGCGGAACCCGTCACCGAGAATCGCCCAGGGAATCTCTTCGCGCTCCATGCGGCGAACGAGCTGCGCGCCCAGCGCGCGGGCATCGGGCGATTCATTGTTGTCGAGCAGGCGCTCGTGCGGCTCGACCAGCATGATGGTCACGCGCCGCTCTTCCATGACGCGTGCGTCCACCCAGTGGAGCACGTTGTCGCCGGCGGGTTCGTCGACGAGCTCGAGATCGTGAAAACCCAGAATGCGCTCGAGCAGCGCTGC is part of the Chrysiogenia bacterium genome and harbors:
- a CDS encoding HAD-IA family hydrolase; this encodes MPARFQLLIFDLDGTLIDSSLDLAHAMNAAMRHFGFPEHNVEEVRSFVGDGASKLVERALPEGHKDKLEEGKKVFLDYYEEHCLEFTKPYEGVEEMLDALVGVPKAIATNKPEYLAKKIVEGLGWNDTFLQLLGGDSLAERKPDALVVRTICDRIGISPAGTLMIGDGPQDVGAGKNAGAFTCGVTWGFRGEELLRGTGPTYLINHPLELVQIL
- a CDS encoding FAD-dependent monooxygenase, with protein sequence MSYFAIIVGAGPAGLLCALHLHKLRPDLASRLLILEKKSHPRKKLCGGGVNRKAFGVLREAGIDFECEAPAHFNAGGYDIRFRDKRHIVEKPGGTLIFDRAVLDSWLCDRVRAAGIEVRENEAVESYEVAREGVVVTTEKGTYEAQAIVACDGVGSKVRKLAGFEDEYPRARLIQGERPLNPGDENYLVFDFSCMDHGIQGYTWLFPEPDPADRTGKKLVAKIGLYDRTPQASRRVNPRPLLCEIARGYGYEFAESDFESWAIREWTPRSEFAKPRVLLAGDAAGADPLVAEGLHQAFAYGRHAAHALAAAQVARDYSFKHYTRDIRRGELGAELARNRLGAGLLYTPAYEYMLRAGFKLPGILERVFAYVAGEAPELSGLQPRDVVTKTLWHTARRILPPLRLLDP
- a CDS encoding class I SAM-dependent methyltransferase: MSERERWNKKWSAGEAPQAPSPFFARLAPRLIRSLRTRPGARVLDLASGPGRHSLPLARAGIAVDALDCSSVALAQLAQTAGREVLPIHTIETELGDPEDAAALLGSARYDVVLDFFFLDRALIPVLARALKPGGLLVFETRLAPGEIGSAVNPKGYWLAPGELARLLWRDFDLLALSERPTSTKWIAQAIARRR